The following coding sequences are from one Streptomyces sp. NBC_01232 window:
- a CDS encoding carboxylate-amine ligase, protein MTATEPRSLPAGVPDRGPGRATAAVLATTGRPVVSTVGVEEEFFLVDRLTRAPVARAGPVIEAASYALGDLVQTEFYRCMVEVCTRPATTSDDLRAQLRFLRARVADAARASHCLLVASGTAVVPPAAPIPVTDSPRYRRMARHFGALVDGRLGIVCGCHIHVGTADRAQALFLANRVRPWLPALQALAVNSPFAGGLDTGYASWRALEFGRWPTAGPSPLVDAVSYERTADALVASGVLMDRRMIYWFARPSEHQPTVEFRVTDTSADVDTTVLAALLLRGLCASLLARADEDGPAPDVSVARLRDAHRYAARYGPTGFALDPITGDHVPAEVRIAALIRAAGPGLRAAGDEAEVYRLVDALRRKGSGAARQRAVLDRAGRLRDVVDHLAGLTTCG, encoded by the coding sequence ATGACCGCCACCGAGCCGCGCAGTCTTCCGGCCGGCGTCCCGGACCGCGGCCCGGGACGCGCCACCGCAGCGGTGCTCGCCACGACGGGGAGACCGGTGGTGTCGACGGTGGGGGTCGAGGAGGAGTTCTTCCTCGTCGACCGCCTGACCAGAGCCCCGGTGGCGCGCGCCGGACCGGTGATCGAGGCCGCTTCGTACGCCCTCGGTGATCTGGTGCAGACCGAGTTCTACCGCTGCATGGTCGAGGTCTGCACCCGGCCCGCGACCACCTCCGACGATCTGCGGGCCCAGCTGCGCTTCCTTCGGGCCCGCGTCGCCGACGCGGCGCGTGCCTCGCACTGCCTGCTCGTCGCCTCCGGCACCGCCGTGGTGCCGCCGGCGGCACCGATCCCGGTCACCGACTCTCCGCGCTACCGCCGCATGGCCCGGCACTTCGGCGCCCTCGTCGACGGCAGGCTGGGGATCGTGTGCGGCTGCCACATCCACGTCGGCACCGCCGACCGCGCGCAGGCCCTGTTCCTGGCCAACCGCGTACGCCCCTGGCTCCCCGCCCTCCAGGCCCTGGCCGTGAACTCGCCGTTCGCCGGCGGGCTGGACACCGGTTACGCGAGCTGGCGGGCCCTGGAATTCGGCCGCTGGCCGACCGCGGGCCCGTCCCCGCTGGTGGACGCCGTTTCGTACGAGAGGACCGCGGACGCCCTGGTCGCCTCGGGCGTCCTCATGGACCGCCGGATGATCTACTGGTTCGCGCGTCCCTCCGAGCACCAGCCGACCGTCGAGTTCCGCGTCACGGACACCAGCGCCGACGTCGACACCACTGTCCTCGCGGCACTGCTGCTGCGCGGTCTGTGCGCCTCGCTCCTCGCTCGGGCGGACGAGGACGGGCCCGCGCCCGACGTCTCCGTCGCACGGCTGCGTGACGCGCACCGGTACGCCGCCCGGTACGGGCCCACGGGCTTCGCCCTCGACCCGATCACCGGCGATCACGTGCCTGCCGAGGTCCGGATCGCGGCCCTGATCAGGGCCGCGGGCCCGGGGCTCCGCGCGGCGGGCGACGAGGCGGAGGTTTACCGCCTGGTCGACGCGCTCCGCAGGAAGGGCAGTGGCGCGGCGCGCCAGCGAGCCGTCCTCGATCGTGCGGGCCGCCTGCGGGACGTGGTCGACCATCTGGCCGGCCTGACCACCTGCGGCTGA
- a CDS encoding SigB/SigF/SigG family RNA polymerase sigma factor — protein sequence MPTTLRIQAAPAPQPDALPDLARTPEIPEIPEIREIRELQSVSTADAHDLSVTLFRRLHELDEGTAEYSYVRNTLVELNLSMVKYAATRVRHCSAPWEDVMQVGTIGLIKAINRFDPDRGFEFMSFALPTIVGEIKRFFRDTTWAVRVPRRLQELRIDLAKANDALEQELGHAPSAQELAERLDVTVEEVCEGRLAANGFTSLSLDLSVTEEDDAPGTLARSLGMEESRFETVEDLESLKPLLEELTERDRTILALRFGEELTQAEIGERLGMSQMHVSRLLGRILGRLRQGLLAEDPQTATA from the coding sequence ATGCCTACCACTCTCCGTATTCAGGCCGCCCCCGCGCCGCAGCCGGACGCACTCCCGGACCTTGCCAGGACCCCCGAGATCCCCGAGATCCCCGAGATCCGCGAAATCCGGGAGCTGCAGTCCGTGAGCACGGCGGACGCGCACGATCTGTCCGTGACGCTCTTCCGGCGACTGCACGAACTGGACGAGGGCACCGCGGAGTACTCGTACGTGCGCAACACCCTGGTCGAACTGAATCTGAGCATGGTCAAGTACGCGGCCACGCGCGTCCGCCATTGCAGCGCACCGTGGGAAGACGTCATGCAGGTGGGCACCATCGGCCTGATCAAGGCGATCAACAGGTTCGACCCGGATCGCGGGTTCGAATTCATGTCGTTCGCCCTGCCCACGATCGTGGGAGAGATCAAGCGGTTCTTCCGTGACACGACCTGGGCCGTCCGCGTACCGCGCCGGCTGCAGGAGCTGCGCATCGACCTGGCCAAGGCGAATGACGCGCTGGAGCAGGAACTGGGGCACGCCCCGAGTGCGCAGGAGCTCGCCGAGCGGCTGGACGTCACGGTGGAGGAGGTCTGCGAGGGCCGGCTGGCGGCCAACGGCTTCACCAGCCTTTCCCTGGACCTCTCCGTGACGGAGGAGGACGACGCGCCCGGCACGCTGGCGCGCAGCCTCGGCATGGAGGAGAGCCGCTTCGAGACGGTCGAGGACCTGGAATCGCTCAAGCCCCTGCTGGAGGAGCTGACCGAACGGGACCGGACGATCCTCGCCCTCCGCTTCGGGGAAGAGCTGACCCAGGCCGAGATCGGCGAGCGCCTGGGCATGTCCCAGATGCACGTCTCCCGGCTGCTGGGCCGCATCCTGGGCCGGCTGCGGCAGGGACTGCTCGCGGAGGACCCGCAGACCGCAACGGCATGA
- a CDS encoding DUF6296 family protein, with the protein MGRESRYELVFAGPDHAVPGGEETVLLVHRTDRTGPGGHPIYADDTGIVQAEISDRGDVRMIASGGHQEPASRVSVRPVPRA; encoded by the coding sequence ATGGGACGGGAGAGCAGGTACGAGTTGGTGTTCGCCGGCCCTGACCATGCGGTACCGGGCGGCGAGGAAACGGTCCTCCTTGTGCACCGCACCGACCGCACCGGCCCCGGCGGCCACCCGATCTACGCCGACGACACCGGGATCGTGCAGGCGGAGATCAGCGACCGGGGCGACGTGCGCATGATCGCGAGCGGCGGCCACCAGGAGCCCGCTTCGCGGGTGAGCGTGCGTCCCGTGCCCCGTGCGTGA
- a CDS encoding ATP-binding protein yields the protein MEQRGPSDRTWSLRLSGTTDVVSRSRDFAREALTAWHWLPGNGEREREAAEDVLLLVSEVVANACLHGGGPRALVLDCSAERLRIEVTDGNPAPPVRVPAGRGERSQPGGHGLLIVERLARDWGSEPGADGKRVWCEVACPPGIHVPGRR from the coding sequence ATGGAGCAGCGCGGGCCGTCGGACCGGACCTGGAGCCTGAGGCTGTCCGGAACCACCGACGTCGTCTCGCGCAGCCGTGATTTCGCCCGTGAGGCGCTGACCGCCTGGCACTGGCTCCCGGGCAACGGGGAGCGCGAGCGGGAGGCCGCCGAGGACGTGCTCCTGCTGGTGTCGGAGGTGGTGGCCAATGCCTGCCTGCACGGCGGAGGGCCCCGCGCACTCGTCCTCGACTGCTCGGCCGAACGGCTGCGGATCGAGGTCACGGACGGCAATCCGGCGCCGCCGGTGCGCGTACCGGCGGGGCGGGGCGAGCGCTCGCAGCCCGGCGGTCACGGGCTGCTGATCGTGGAACGTCTGGCCCGGGACTGGGGTTCCGAGCCGGGGGCGGACGGCAAGCGCGTCTGGTGCGAGGTCGCCTGCCCGCCGGGGATCCATGTCCCCGGGCGACGGTGA
- a CDS encoding oxidoreductase gives MKTPHTISAATAGTWTLGDLTVNRIGFGAMRLTGGAAFAHDGPPGDRGRAIAVLRRAVELGVNHIDTAAFYFSRLRSANELINSALAPYADDLVVSTKVGPARDASGGWAESARPDELRGQVEENLRQLGRDHLDVVNLRITGQDSISEHFGALSDLRAAGLVRHLGISSARPEHLAQAREIAPVVCVQNRYGIDAPDGQEMLRACAAHGIAFVPFFSIAGEGREAGAVRTEHDQVLAVARHHGASPAQVRLAWILHQGTHVLAIPGTGNPDHLADNVAAGALRLTASELRLLGTVANGGATKTP, from the coding sequence ATGAAGACGCCGCACACGATCTCCGCCGCAACGGCGGGCACCTGGACGCTCGGTGACCTCACGGTCAACCGGATCGGCTTCGGCGCGATGCGGCTGACCGGCGGCGCCGCCTTCGCCCACGACGGGCCTCCCGGCGACCGCGGCCGGGCGATCGCCGTACTGCGCCGCGCGGTGGAACTCGGCGTCAACCACATCGACACCGCCGCCTTCTACTTCTCCCGGCTCCGCTCCGCCAACGAGCTGATCAACTCGGCGCTGGCGCCGTACGCGGACGACCTCGTCGTCTCCACCAAGGTCGGCCCGGCCCGCGACGCCTCCGGCGGGTGGGCCGAGTCCGCCCGGCCCGACGAACTGCGGGGCCAGGTCGAGGAGAACCTGCGCCAGCTCGGCCGCGACCACCTGGACGTGGTGAACCTGCGCATCACGGGCCAGGACTCGATCAGCGAGCACTTCGGGGCCCTGTCCGACCTGCGCGCCGCGGGACTCGTGCGCCACCTCGGCATCTCCAGCGCCCGCCCGGAACATCTCGCCCAGGCCCGGGAGATCGCGCCGGTCGTGTGCGTTCAGAACCGCTACGGGATCGACGCGCCCGACGGGCAGGAGATGCTCCGCGCCTGCGCGGCCCACGGCATCGCGTTCGTGCCCTTCTTCTCCATCGCCGGGGAGGGGCGGGAGGCCGGCGCCGTCCGGACCGAGCACGACCAGGTCCTCGCGGTGGCCCGGCACCACGGCGCGTCACCGGCGCAGGTACGGCTCGCCTGGATCCTGCATCAGGGCACTCACGTCCTGGCCATCCCCGGGACGGGAAACCCGGACCACCTCGCCGACAACGTGGCGGCGGGCGCACTGCGGCTCACCGCCTCCGAACTGCGACTGCTCGGCACGGTCGCCAACGGCGGGGCGACGAAGACTCCTTGA
- a CDS encoding lamin tail domain-containing protein, with protein sequence MSASLATRRVVAALLAAGALVGAAALPATADDHGRDRDRRAPSSIVISDVQYGGADRGDRSARALNREWVEVKNTGRKSVNLRGFTLTDRQGNRYRFADFRLDGRSSVKVHTGQGRDTRRDVYQDRRHQIWDERDTATLRDNRGNVLDSDSWNGRRHHRNG encoded by the coding sequence ATGTCTGCTTCTCTCGCCACCCGCCGGGTCGTCGCCGCGCTCCTGGCCGCAGGTGCCCTGGTCGGCGCCGCCGCCCTCCCGGCCACCGCCGACGACCACGGGCGTGACCGCGACCGCCGGGCCCCGTCCTCGATCGTGATCAGCGACGTCCAGTACGGCGGGGCCGACCGCGGCGACCGCTCCGCCCGTGCGCTGAACCGGGAATGGGTCGAGGTGAAGAACACCGGCCGCAAGAGCGTCAACCTGCGCGGCTTCACCCTCACCGACCGGCAGGGCAACCGCTACCGCTTCGCCGACTTCCGCCTGGACGGCCGCTCCAGCGTCAAGGTCCACACCGGCCAGGGCCGCGACACCCGCCGCGACGTGTACCAGGACCGGCGTCACCAGATCTGGGACGAGCGCGACACCGCCACCCTGCGCGACAACCGTGGCAACGTCCTCGACAGCGACTCCTGGAACGGCCGTCGGCACCACCGCAACGGCTGA
- a CDS encoding HAD family hydrolase, translating into MSRAALFDVDGTLADTNHLHVTCWWEALRQAGHRVPMHSVHRALGLPGEDLIARLLGDARDKSEDDALSAAHETLYGTYFDRLPSYDRAADLLRELDRRGWRVVLVTSANSVELEALKKAIDAEDAITATASSDDVSEGKPAPGPVHHALGLAGARARDAVFVGDSVWDMKAAARAEVTGVGLLCGGIARHDLEEAGARAVYRDPADLLEHLDRSPFAQTPPG; encoded by the coding sequence ATGAGCCGCGCCGCGCTCTTCGACGTCGACGGGACGCTCGCCGACACCAACCACCTGCACGTGACGTGCTGGTGGGAGGCGCTGCGGCAGGCCGGTCACCGGGTGCCGATGCACTCCGTCCACCGGGCCCTGGGACTGCCGGGCGAGGACCTGATCGCGCGGCTCCTCGGTGACGCTCGCGACAAGAGCGAGGACGACGCACTGAGCGCCGCGCACGAGACCCTGTACGGCACGTACTTCGACCGGTTGCCGAGCTACGACCGCGCCGCCGACCTACTGCGCGAACTCGACCGCAGGGGCTGGCGCGTCGTGCTGGTCACCTCGGCGAACAGCGTCGAACTGGAGGCGCTGAAGAAGGCGATCGACGCCGAGGACGCCATCACTGCCACCGCGAGCTCCGACGACGTGAGCGAGGGCAAACCGGCACCCGGCCCGGTGCACCACGCCCTCGGCCTCGCCGGGGCGCGGGCGCGCGACGCCGTGTTCGTCGGCGACAGCGTCTGGGACATGAAGGCCGCCGCCCGCGCGGAGGTCACCGGCGTCGGGCTCCTGTGCGGCGGCATTGCGCGTCACGACCTGGAGGAGGCCGGAGCCCGCGCCGTGTACCGCGACCCGGCCGATCTGCTCGAGCACCTCGACCGCAGCCCCTTCGCCCAGACCCCGCCCGGCTGA
- a CDS encoding nucleotidyltransferase family protein, with translation MRNFPPSPSDFAARPGTPLPEAGGADGSLPHDHTQAILETTKRVAALLKASGQPFALAGSVAAFAHGVPAGFQHDTDFCVRPEDADAVVKALENGGIAMRRAPEDWLVKGRAGGEEIDLIFELARRPVSTALLERAEVRPVDSVWMPVLAPTDLMDARLTALCEHYCDFGDLLPMARMLREQIDWDRLNRAHRSAPLPDAFLYLLERLQITDPWEATP, from the coding sequence GTGAGAAATTTTCCTCCCTCTCCGTCGGACTTCGCGGCCCGGCCCGGAACCCCGCTTCCGGAGGCAGGCGGTGCGGACGGAAGCCTGCCGCACGACCACACCCAGGCGATCCTGGAGACCACCAAGCGCGTGGCGGCGCTCCTGAAGGCGTCGGGGCAGCCGTTCGCACTCGCCGGCAGCGTGGCCGCCTTCGCCCACGGCGTGCCGGCCGGCTTCCAGCACGACACCGACTTCTGTGTCCGGCCCGAGGACGCGGACGCCGTGGTCAAGGCACTGGAGAACGGCGGTATCGCCATGCGCCGGGCACCCGAGGACTGGCTGGTCAAGGGCCGGGCGGGCGGGGAGGAGATCGACCTGATCTTCGAGCTCGCCCGGCGTCCGGTGAGTACCGCGCTGCTGGAGCGGGCCGAGGTCCGGCCGGTGGACTCGGTGTGGATGCCCGTCCTGGCACCGACCGACCTCATGGACGCCCGGCTCACGGCGCTCTGCGAGCACTACTGCGACTTCGGCGACCTGCTCCCGATGGCGCGGATGCTGCGGGAACAGATCGACTGGGACCGGCTGAACCGGGCCCACCGGTCCGCCCCGCTGCCCGACGCGTTCCTCTACCTGCTCGAACGGCTCCAGATCACCGACCCCTGGGAGGCGACGCCGTGA
- a CDS encoding metallophosphoesterase family protein, translated as MIRVAAVGDIHLGPGSEGLLRPAFETLGDCADLLLLAGDLTRHGTPQEAHVVAGEVDRLPVPVIAVLGNHDYQSGRQTAVTRVLAEAGVRVLEGDGVLVDVDGARVGIAGTKGFGGGFAGRCGSEFGEPEMKAFIRYTRRCAEELERSLRELAEAGSDLRIALTHFSPVADTLAGEPPEIYPFLGSYLLAEAVDGAGADLAVHGHAHLGTEHGTTAGGVRVRNVAMPVIDRAFAIYHLTPDGSATR; from the coding sequence GTGATCCGCGTCGCGGCTGTCGGCGACATCCACCTCGGCCCCGGCAGCGAAGGCCTGTTGCGCCCCGCCTTCGAGACGCTCGGAGACTGTGCGGACCTGCTGCTGCTCGCCGGCGACCTGACGCGTCACGGCACTCCGCAGGAGGCCCATGTGGTGGCCGGAGAGGTGGACCGGCTCCCGGTGCCGGTGATCGCGGTGCTCGGCAATCACGACTACCAGAGCGGCCGGCAGACGGCCGTCACCCGCGTGCTGGCGGAGGCAGGGGTACGGGTCCTGGAAGGCGACGGCGTCCTGGTCGACGTCGACGGCGCGAGGGTCGGAATCGCCGGAACGAAGGGCTTCGGCGGTGGCTTCGCGGGGCGCTGCGGCAGCGAGTTCGGCGAGCCCGAGATGAAGGCGTTCATCCGGTACACCCGGCGCTGCGCGGAGGAGCTCGAGCGGTCGCTGCGCGAACTCGCCGAGGCGGGCAGTGACCTGCGCATCGCGCTCACCCATTTCTCCCCGGTGGCGGACACGCTGGCCGGTGAGCCGCCCGAGATCTATCCCTTCCTCGGAAGCTACCTGCTCGCGGAGGCCGTCGACGGGGCCGGTGCGGATCTCGCCGTCCACGGCCACGCCCACCTGGGTACGGAGCACGGAACGACGGCGGGCGGGGTGCGGGTGCGCAACGTCGCGATGCCGGTCATCGACAGGGCCTTCGCCATCTACCACCTGACCCCGGACGGCTCCGCGACCCGGTGA
- a CDS encoding type 1 glutamine amidotransferase domain-containing protein yields the protein MRVAFLTAPEGVEEIELTEPWKAVLGAGWNPQLVSTEAGLVQAFHHLDKAGTYPVDRVLASRTADSFDALVLPGGVANPDALRMYEPAVDFTRDFFASAKPVAAICHAPWMLVEADAVRGRTLTSWPSLATDIRNAGGTWVDEEVRVCHAGPSTLVTSRKPDDLDAFCAALVKEFGDGPRAGA from the coding sequence GTGCGAGTCGCCTTTCTGACGGCGCCCGAGGGTGTCGAGGAGATCGAACTCACCGAACCGTGGAAGGCCGTGCTCGGGGCGGGCTGGAACCCGCAGCTGGTCTCGACCGAGGCGGGCCTCGTCCAGGCCTTCCACCACCTGGACAAGGCCGGCACGTACCCCGTCGACCGGGTCCTCGCGAGCCGCACGGCCGACAGTTTCGACGCCCTCGTCCTGCCCGGCGGGGTCGCCAATCCCGACGCGTTGCGGATGTACGAGCCGGCCGTCGACTTCACCCGCGACTTCTTCGCGTCGGCCAAGCCGGTGGCCGCGATCTGCCACGCCCCGTGGATGCTGGTGGAGGCCGACGCCGTACGCGGGCGGACGCTGACCTCCTGGCCCAGCCTGGCGACCGACATCCGCAATGCGGGCGGTACCTGGGTCGACGAGGAGGTCCGGGTCTGCCACGCAGGACCCTCGACGCTGGTCACGAGCCGCAAGCCGGACGACCTGGACGCCTTCTGCGCGGCTCTCGTGAAGGAATTCGGCGACGGACCCCGCGCCGGAGCATGA
- a CDS encoding copper chaperone PCu(A)C — protein sequence MTQSPAGQTARSRLPSRRRVRDGLRAAIVPVVACAVTLTGLTIWASSGAAGSPPRMAVGNGRVFLPYGNSQETAAFFDIVNVGGSADQLTSVTSPAVERSMLSRHASSGLGADTMRMAGSVQVPAGAALTMSPFGVSVMARKKTSTSWRAGDFVPFVLHFRHGPPVEVLAVVIRPGS from the coding sequence ATGACGCAATCACCTGCGGGGCAGACCGCGCGGTCCCGACTCCCGTCCCGTCGGCGCGTGCGGGACGGGCTGCGCGCCGCGATCGTCCCGGTGGTCGCGTGCGCGGTGACGCTGACCGGTCTGACGATCTGGGCCTCGTCCGGTGCCGCGGGCAGCCCGCCGCGGATGGCCGTCGGCAACGGCCGTGTCTTCCTCCCCTACGGCAACAGCCAGGAGACGGCAGCCTTCTTCGACATCGTCAACGTGGGCGGTTCGGCGGACCAGTTGACGTCCGTGACGTCACCTGCCGTCGAGAGGTCGATGCTGAGCCGGCACGCGAGTTCCGGCCTCGGGGCCGACACCATGCGGATGGCGGGATCGGTGCAGGTGCCCGCGGGTGCCGCCCTCACCATGTCCCCCTTCGGCGTGAGCGTCATGGCGCGCAAGAAGACGAGTACGAGCTGGCGGGCGGGCGACTTCGTGCCGTTCGTTCTCCACTTCCGGCACGGCCCCCCGGTGGAGGTGCTGGCGGTGGTGATCCGGCCCGGCAGCTGA
- a CDS encoding heavy metal translocating P-type ATPase, with product MTCAACVNRVEKRLARIEGVSATVNLATGRARVSHPSDVTAQDLVTAIERAGYSAELPAPPRPAHEPSPPAGTGRPPGREEVRRLLITALLSVPVLVLSMVPALQFRNWQWLCFALAAPVAVWGAWPFHTRAVRGLRHAAATMDTLVSLGVVASFLWSAYALFLDGAGDPGMRMPFSLLPSAGGEVSHIYLEAAVGVPLFVLTGRFLESRARRGTGEALRSLAGLAAKDVTVREDGRERLLPIEELRVGQEFIVRPGERVATDGVVTSGGSAVDLSLVTGESDPVEVGPGQAVVGGAVNAGGLLVVRATAVGSQTQLARITRMVTEAQAGKARAQRLADAVAGVFVPVVLALAVTVLGFWLGAGAAPQAAVTACVAVLVVACPCALGLATPTALLAATGRGAQLGLLVSGPRALETLRHVDTVVLDKTGTLTTGRMTVSRVTAVPDGIGSERALWLAASVEQGSEHPLGRAVVAYYRTEPRRRSPAAVTGFRATAGVGVTGVVEGHRVEVRAAGADLHPALDGALAEAEAAAHTPVLVRVDGADQALISVGDVLRPGSYRAVDRLRRLGVEPVLATGDRRATAVRVASALGIRDVHAHCSPEDKAQLVRVLRDEGRRVAVIGDGVNDAGALAGADLGIAMGSGTDVAIGAADVTLVRGDIEAVADAVQLARRTLGTIRANLVWAFGYNVVTVPLAAVGLLNPMVAAAAMSVSSLMVVGNSLRLRTWQPAPHARRAGTSGRVEGMGR from the coding sequence ATGACGTGCGCGGCCTGTGTGAACCGCGTCGAGAAGCGGCTGGCCAGGATCGAGGGCGTGAGCGCCACGGTCAATCTGGCCACCGGGCGGGCCAGGGTGAGCCATCCGTCGGACGTGACGGCGCAGGATCTCGTCACGGCGATCGAGCGGGCGGGCTACAGCGCCGAACTGCCCGCACCGCCCCGGCCCGCGCACGAACCGAGCCCGCCGGCGGGCACCGGCCGTCCCCCCGGCCGCGAGGAGGTCCGGCGGCTGCTGATCACCGCCCTGCTGTCCGTTCCGGTTCTGGTGCTGTCGATGGTGCCCGCGCTGCAGTTCCGCAACTGGCAGTGGCTGTGCTTCGCCCTGGCCGCGCCGGTCGCCGTCTGGGGCGCGTGGCCGTTCCACACCCGGGCCGTACGCGGGCTGCGGCACGCGGCGGCCACGATGGACACGCTGGTGTCGCTGGGGGTGGTCGCCTCCTTCCTCTGGTCGGCGTACGCGCTGTTCCTCGACGGGGCGGGCGATCCGGGGATGCGGATGCCCTTCAGCCTGCTGCCCTCGGCGGGCGGGGAGGTGTCCCACATCTACCTGGAGGCGGCCGTCGGCGTGCCGCTCTTCGTCCTGACCGGGCGTTTCCTCGAGTCCAGGGCACGCCGCGGCACGGGCGAGGCGCTGCGCTCACTCGCCGGGCTGGCCGCCAAGGACGTGACCGTGCGGGAGGACGGCCGCGAGCGTCTCCTGCCGATCGAGGAATTGCGGGTGGGGCAGGAGTTCATCGTCCGGCCGGGCGAGCGGGTCGCGACGGACGGGGTGGTGACCTCCGGCGGATCGGCCGTCGACCTGTCCCTGGTCACCGGCGAGAGCGACCCCGTCGAGGTCGGCCCCGGGCAGGCGGTGGTCGGCGGTGCGGTCAACGCGGGCGGCCTGCTGGTGGTGCGGGCCACCGCGGTCGGCTCGCAGACCCAGCTCGCGCGGATCACCCGCATGGTCACCGAGGCGCAGGCCGGCAAGGCCCGGGCCCAGCGCCTGGCGGACGCGGTGGCGGGCGTCTTCGTCCCGGTGGTGCTGGCCCTGGCCGTCACCGTTCTCGGCTTCTGGCTCGGTGCCGGGGCCGCTCCGCAGGCGGCCGTCACGGCCTGTGTGGCCGTCCTGGTCGTGGCCTGTCCCTGCGCGCTGGGGCTGGCGACTCCCACCGCCCTGCTGGCGGCCACGGGCCGGGGCGCGCAGCTGGGTCTGCTGGTGAGCGGCCCCCGGGCACTGGAGACCCTGCGCCATGTCGACACCGTGGTCCTGGACAAGACCGGCACGCTGACGACCGGCCGGATGACCGTCTCGCGCGTGACGGCCGTGCCCGACGGGATCGGGAGCGAGCGGGCCCTGTGGCTGGCCGCCTCGGTGGAACAGGGCTCCGAGCACCCGCTGGGCCGCGCCGTGGTCGCGTACTACCGGACGGAACCGCGCCGTCGGTCACCGGCCGCGGTGACCGGCTTCCGGGCGACCGCGGGGGTCGGTGTGACCGGGGTGGTGGAGGGGCACCGGGTGGAGGTGCGCGCCGCCGGCGCGGACCTGCACCCGGCGCTGGACGGAGCGCTGGCCGAGGCGGAGGCGGCCGCGCACACGCCGGTCCTGGTCCGGGTGGACGGCGCCGACCAGGCCCTGATCTCCGTCGGGGACGTCCTGCGCCCCGGCAGCTACCGGGCCGTCGACCGGCTGCGGCGCCTGGGGGTGGAGCCGGTCCTGGCCACCGGCGACCGCCGGGCCACCGCGGTCCGCGTCGCCTCCGCCCTCGGCATCAGGGACGTGCACGCGCACTGTTCACCCGAGGACAAGGCGCAACTCGTGCGGGTGTTGCGCGACGAGGGTCGCCGGGTCGCGGTGATCGGCGACGGGGTGAACGACGCCGGGGCGCTGGCGGGGGCCGACCTCGGCATCGCCATGGGCAGTGGAACGGACGTGGCCATCGGCGCGGCCGACGTCACGCTCGTACGCGGCGACATCGAGGCCGTCGCCGACGCCGTCCAGCTGGCCCGGCGGACCCTCGGGACGATCAGGGCCAACCTCGTCTGGGCCTTCGGGTACAACGTCGTCACCGTTCCGCTCGCCGCGGTGGGGCTGCTCAATCCGATGGTCGCGGCGGCCGCGATGTCCGTGAGTTCCCTGATGGTGGTGGGCAACAGTCTCCGGTTGCGCACGTGGCAGCCCGCGCCGCATGCACGGCGGGCGGGTACGAGCGGCCGGGTGGAAGGTATGGGGCGATGA
- a CDS encoding STAS domain-containing protein, producing the protein MVPEAESGRFTVAVEAVEDGAVVIALAGELDHDTAQPLRDALDAALAPGRRVLVDLAMLGFCDSTGLNVLLNTRLAAQEAGATLELVGLHGPVARMFRITGADGVFPIHTDVAEALRTPRGGGA; encoded by the coding sequence ATGGTGCCGGAAGCGGAAAGCGGACGCTTCACCGTCGCGGTCGAGGCCGTGGAGGACGGAGCCGTCGTCATCGCGCTCGCGGGGGAACTGGACCACGATACGGCGCAGCCCCTGCGGGACGCCCTCGACGCGGCCCTCGCCCCGGGCCGCCGGGTGCTGGTCGATCTGGCGATGCTCGGCTTCTGCGATTCCACTGGGCTGAACGTGCTGCTGAACACGCGGCTCGCGGCGCAGGAGGCAGGGGCCACCCTCGAACTGGTTGGCCTGCACGGGCCCGTCGCCCGTATGTTCCGGATCACCGGTGCGGACGGTGTGTTCCCCATCCACACCGATGTGGCGGAAGCCCTGCGCACCCCGCGCGGCGGAGGAGCCTGA